From Staphylococcus sp. M0911, a single genomic window includes:
- a CDS encoding CPBP family glutamic-type intramembrane protease, producing the protein MKKVSKALLWFIISFIVFHAILFVMWGEHQEYWYLYTGIMLIAGISYVFYQRDIHSKRLLTSIGIGIIASIILIIIQLILSLMTSELTYASLIKELAKTGVHWKWQMLVTLAFVIPCHELYMRTVLQNELNKYNLPNWLSILITAICSSSLFIYLDNWWIVLFIFITQLLLSISYEYTRRIATTSIAQIVAIILLLIFHG; encoded by the coding sequence ATGAAAAAAGTTTCGAAAGCTTTATTATGGTTTATAATTAGTTTCATAGTTTTTCATGCCATTTTATTTGTTATGTGGGGTGAACATCAAGAATATTGGTATTTGTATACTGGAATTATGCTAATAGCTGGTATTAGTTATGTATTTTATCAACGTGATATACATTCTAAACGGTTATTAACATCCATAGGTATTGGGATTATTGCCAGTATTATTTTAATCATTATTCAATTGATCTTATCACTCATGACGTCTGAACTAACTTATGCTTCATTAATAAAAGAATTAGCCAAAACTGGTGTACACTGGAAATGGCAAATGTTAGTAACATTAGCATTCGTTATACCGTGTCATGAATTATATATGCGCACTGTTTTACAAAATGAGTTAAATAAGTACAATTTGCCGAATTGGTTATCTATCTTAATCACTGCAATTTGTTCAAGCTCTCTATTTATATATTTAGATAATTGGTGGATAGTACTGTTTATTTTTATAACTCAATTACTACTGTCAATTAGTTATGAATATACAAGACGTATTGCTACAACATCTATTGCACAAATTGTTGCTATTATTCTTTTATTAATTTTTCACGGATAA
- a CDS encoding bifunctional UDP-sugar hydrolase/5'-nucleotidase, which produces MERNENIDVDVIATSDMHSHFLNGDYGSNIYRAGTFVKQVRDNNQNVILLDSGGSLAGSLAAFYYAIVAPYKRHPMIKLMNAMQYDASGISPNEFKFGLSFLTRSVALSRFPWLSANIEYIKTKEPYFSTPYSIQHFDNLKIAIVGLTADGLMKNEYAEMEEDVSIEKTLLSAKRWIRYIHEIEEPDFLIVIYHGGLDKISKSNKKHEVNVNEAEVLMEELGVIDLIITAHQHQTLVGQDHGTVYVQAGQNAEELVHVKIRFKKRTNTYEVEEILPEVIDLNNYDEDEDLLNVTYYDRKAVEHWAGEEINETEINAPVKDLAELVGQPHPFAQLLHDSIRLAYNYQISCVHIPRNGEEGLDGVITNRVLYDAYPYPDKPVDLTIKGQCIKDILEFSYSYLEFESDTLKSTLIDETLCTFWQGFNYTIDMNQAPFNRVTLDGIDLNGLYRINMTDYCYRNYQAYLKDAIIHQTSESTMSTLIAKNLSDKHYSIELINNFKVIK; this is translated from the coding sequence ATGGAGAGAAATGAGAATATCGATGTAGATGTCATAGCAACTTCTGATATGCATAGTCATTTTTTAAACGGAGATTATGGCTCAAATATATATCGTGCCGGAACTTTTGTTAAACAAGTAAGAGACAATAATCAAAATGTAATCTTATTAGATAGTGGCGGTAGTTTGGCAGGGTCATTAGCAGCATTTTATTATGCTATTGTTGCACCATATAAGCGCCATCCAATGATAAAGTTAATGAATGCCATGCAATATGATGCTAGTGGTATTAGCCCTAACGAATTTAAATTTGGATTGTCATTTTTAACGCGTTCTGTTGCATTATCTAGATTTCCATGGTTATCGGCTAATATAGAATATATCAAAACGAAAGAACCATACTTTTCAACACCATATTCTATTCAACATTTTGATAATTTAAAAATTGCAATAGTAGGATTAACAGCTGATGGCCTTATGAAAAATGAATATGCAGAGATGGAAGAAGATGTGAGTATTGAAAAAACATTATTATCAGCTAAAAGATGGATTAGATATATACATGAAATCGAAGAACCAGATTTTTTAATAGTGATATATCATGGTGGATTAGACAAAATTAGCAAATCTAATAAGAAACACGAGGTAAATGTCAATGAAGCTGAAGTATTGATGGAGGAATTAGGGGTTATAGATCTCATCATTACAGCACATCAGCATCAAACTTTAGTTGGTCAAGATCATGGAACAGTTTATGTACAAGCTGGACAAAATGCAGAAGAACTCGTGCATGTGAAAATTAGATTTAAAAAAAGAACTAATACCTATGAGGTTGAGGAAATTTTACCTGAAGTCATTGATTTGAATAATTATGATGAAGATGAAGATTTACTTAATGTCACGTATTATGATCGAAAAGCAGTTGAACATTGGGCAGGCGAAGAGATAAACGAAACTGAAATAAACGCACCAGTTAAAGATTTAGCAGAGTTAGTTGGACAACCACATCCTTTTGCTCAATTATTACATGATAGCATTAGATTAGCCTATAATTATCAAATTAGTTGTGTACATATACCACGAAATGGTGAAGAAGGACTAGACGGCGTCATAACGAATAGAGTTTTATATGATGCGTACCCATATCCAGATAAACCTGTTGATTTAACAATTAAAGGGCAATGTATTAAAGATATATTAGAATTTTCATATTCATATCTTGAATTTGAATCAGACACTTTAAAATCTACACTGATTGATGAAACGTTATGTACATTTTGGCAAGGATTTAACTATACCATTGACATGAATCAAGCACCATTTAACCGGGTAACTTTAGATGGTATTGATTTAAATGGATTATATAGAATAAATATGACTGATTATTGTTATAGAAACTATCAAGCATATTTAAAAGATGCTATTATTCATCAAACTAGTGAAAGTACAATGAGTACACTAATTGCCAAAAATTTATCAGATAAGCACTATTCAATTGAATTAATAAATAATTTTAAAGTGATTAAGTAA
- a CDS encoding TrkH family potassium uptake protein produces the protein MSIFGQLLKRSSPQQGIVLYYLAAIVVAFLLLNLPYVHKSGVDVNPIDTLFVAVSGISVTGLTPISIVDTYSTFGQIIILVILNIGGIGVMAIGTLLWVVLGKHIGIRERQLIMLDNNKDTMSGTVKLILEIVRTIFVIEFIGALLLAFYFYRDNPDLKYAIMQGIFVSISATTNGGLDITGDSLVPYAKDYFVQTIVMFLIVLGSIGFPVLLEVKAYIKNRVTNFRFSLFTKITTSTYLFLFVFGVIIIFLLEHNHAFKGMSWHQSLFYSLFQSATTRSAGLQTIDVSHFSDATNIIMSILMFIGSSPSSVGGGIRTTTFAILILFVINFSNSADKISIKVFNREIHIMDIQRSFMVFTMASILTFTSMIIISVAEQGKLSFLQVFFEVMSAFGTCGLTLGVTDDVSNITKIVLMILMFIGRVGLISFIIMIAGRKEPKKFSYPKERIQIG, from the coding sequence ATGTCGATATTTGGCCAACTATTAAAAAGATCCAGTCCTCAACAAGGGATAGTTCTATACTATTTAGCAGCAATTGTTGTCGCGTTCTTGTTGTTAAATCTACCATATGTACACAAATCTGGAGTCGACGTTAATCCAATAGATACATTATTTGTAGCAGTATCTGGAATAAGCGTTACGGGATTAACACCAATTAGTATTGTTGATACGTATTCTACGTTTGGTCAAATTATTATACTAGTCATTTTAAATATTGGCGGTATCGGTGTGATGGCCATTGGAACATTATTGTGGGTCGTATTAGGTAAACATATAGGTATTCGTGAACGCCAGCTAATTATGCTTGATAACAATAAAGATACAATGAGTGGGACTGTAAAATTAATCTTAGAAATAGTTAGAACCATATTTGTAATTGAATTTATAGGTGCACTTTTACTTGCATTTTATTTTTATAGAGATAATCCCGATTTAAAATATGCTATTATGCAGGGGATATTTGTTTCTATATCAGCCACAACTAATGGCGGTCTCGATATCACAGGTGATTCACTTGTCCCATATGCAAAAGATTATTTTGTGCAAACGATTGTAATGTTCCTAATCGTTTTAGGTTCTATTGGCTTTCCAGTGTTGCTTGAAGTCAAAGCCTACATTAAAAATAGAGTAACAAATTTTAGATTTTCATTATTTACGAAAATTACAACATCAACATATTTATTCTTATTTGTTTTTGGTGTTATCATTATTTTCTTACTTGAACATAACCATGCATTCAAAGGGATGAGTTGGCATCAGTCGTTGTTTTATTCGCTGTTTCAATCAGCTACAACTAGGAGTGCAGGATTACAAACCATTGATGTATCCCACTTTAGTGATGCAACAAATATCATTATGAGCATTTTGATGTTTATAGGTTCATCTCCTAGTTCAGTAGGTGGTGGTATCCGTACTACTACTTTCGCTATTTTAATTTTATTTGTCATTAATTTTAGTAATTCTGCAGATAAAATTTCAATTAAAGTATTCAATAGAGAAATTCATATTATGGATATACAACGATCATTTATGGTATTTACCATGGCTTCCATTTTGACCTTCACAAGCATGATTATTATATCTGTAGCAGAGCAAGGAAAACTATCATTTTTACAAGTTTTCTTTGAAGTTATGTCGGCGTTTGGTACATGTGGTTTAACACTAGGTGTAACAGATGATGTAAGCAATATTACAAAAATTGTATTAATGATATTAATGTTTATAGGACGTGTAGGTTTAATTTCCTTTATTATAATGATAGCTGGAAGAAAAGAGCCTAAAAAATTTAGCTACCCTAAAGAACGTATACAAATTGGATAA
- a CDS encoding trypsin-like peptidase domain-containing protein: MEKNKKQVIPRKSYRRQRREFFHNEEREERVEKQRQKERIQAKKEEYQAKVNEERVKDNLRKARIEKLTKEEIHQQQNQVSNQNDKTNKTQQDQENDKSKLTLPEEQQLKRTQNRKNQSSNDSKQEEHEKSTYGEHQSDRLASKASQENHLNNGSEIESEKKNNKTESSKKLNKQSTSVENRDFDTEKKHQHHSKQSAKQNQFETKKDNASSTQNKVENKTDYLDIIKSFFKEHWPKIAIIIGVILLIIILNAIFTNVNKNDHTNDSALTPTNKHYTDTMKSANSTVKSVVTVENEGTKNTSVPNNTSKADNEIGSGVVYKKVGDSLFIMTNAHVVGNKDKQKITFGNNKSVQGKVIGTDKWSDIAVIKAKSADDSVKAITIGNSNHLVLGEPIIVVGNPLGVDFKESVSDGIVSGLDRHVPVDIDKDDSYDVLMKAFQINAPVNPGNSGGAVVDRDGKLIGIVSLKIDMDNVEGMGFAIPINDAQKIAAHLEKEGKIEYPNTGIKIKNVADIDDDERQSIKLPDSVKNGIIVGEVKPNAPGDKSGLKKDDVIVELDGKRIEDNLRYRQIIFNHREDKSTLKAKVYRDGKVINIDIKLK, from the coding sequence GTGGAAAAAAATAAAAAACAAGTAATTCCTCGTAAAAGCTATCGACGTCAACGTCGTGAATTTTTTCATAATGAAGAAAGAGAAGAAAGAGTAGAAAAACAAAGACAAAAAGAAAGAATTCAAGCTAAAAAAGAAGAATACCAAGCTAAAGTTAATGAAGAAAGGGTTAAAGATAACTTAAGAAAAGCAAGAATAGAAAAGCTAACTAAAGAAGAAATTCACCAACAACAAAATCAAGTATCAAATCAAAATGATAAAACGAATAAAACGCAACAAGATCAAGAAAATGATAAGTCGAAATTAACATTACCTGAGGAACAACAACTTAAACGAACGCAAAATCGTAAAAATCAATCATCAAATGATAGCAAACAAGAAGAACATGAAAAATCTACTTATGGGGAGCATCAAAGTGATAGATTAGCATCAAAAGCATCTCAAGAAAATCACCTAAATAACGGTAGTGAAATTGAAAGTGAAAAGAAAAACAATAAAACAGAATCTAGTAAGAAGTTAAATAAACAATCAACTTCTGTTGAAAATCGTGATTTTGATACTGAAAAGAAACATCAGCATCATAGCAAGCAAAGTGCTAAACAAAATCAATTTGAAACAAAGAAAGATAATGCATCTTCAACTCAAAATAAAGTAGAAAATAAAACGGATTATCTAGATATTATCAAGTCATTCTTTAAGGAACATTGGCCTAAAATAGCGATTATTATAGGCGTGATATTATTAATTATTATACTTAACGCTATTTTTACTAATGTTAATAAAAATGACCATACAAATGACAGTGCTTTAACACCTACGAATAAACATTATACTGACACAATGAAAAGTGCGAATAGTACAGTAAAATCTGTAGTAACAGTAGAGAACGAAGGGACAAAAAATACTTCAGTTCCAAATAATACATCTAAAGCAGATAATGAAATTGGTTCAGGTGTCGTCTACAAAAAAGTGGGCGACTCTCTTTTTATTATGACAAATGCTCACGTAGTTGGTAATAAGGATAAACAAAAGATAACATTTGGTAATAATAAGTCGGTTCAAGGAAAAGTGATTGGTACCGATAAATGGTCTGATATAGCAGTCATTAAAGCTAAAAGTGCAGATGATTCTGTAAAAGCCATCACCATTGGTAATTCTAATCATCTTGTTTTAGGAGAACCTATTATTGTAGTGGGTAATCCATTAGGTGTTGACTTCAAAGAAAGTGTATCTGATGGTATAGTCTCTGGTTTAGATAGGCATGTACCAGTAGATATTGATAAAGACGATAGCTATGATGTACTAATGAAAGCCTTCCAAATTAATGCTCCTGTGAATCCTGGTAATTCAGGTGGTGCAGTTGTAGATAGAGATGGTAAACTGATAGGTATTGTTTCTCTGAAGATTGATATGGATAATGTGGAAGGTATGGGATTTGCAATACCAATTAATGATGCTCAAAAAATAGCTGCTCATTTAGAGAAAGAAGGTAAAATTGAATATCCTAATACTGGAATCAAAATTAAAAATGTAGCAGATATTGATGATGACGAACGCCAATCAATCAAATTACCCGATAGTGTTAAAAATGGTATTATAGTTGGTGAAGTAAAGCCTAATGCCCCTGGCGATAAATCAGGGTTGAAAAAAGATGATGTCATAGTAGAATTAGATGGGAAAAGAATTGAAGATAATTTAAGATATAGACAAATTATATTTAATCATAGAGAAGACAAAAGTACATTAAAAGCTAAAGTGTATAGAGATGGAAAAGTCATTAATATAGATATAAAACTAAAATAA
- a CDS encoding TerC family protein codes for MDPSLLLSYAWVLLVLVFLEGLLAADNAIVMAVMVKHLPPEQRKKALFYGLLGAFIFRFLALFLISIIANFWFIQAAGAVYLIYMSIKNLWEFFHKKDDKNQENVGDDHHFDEEGQEKKVGPKAFWGTVFKVEFADIAFAIDSMLAALAIAVTLPKVGIHFGGMDLGQFSVMFLGGMIGVILMRFAATWFVELLNKYPGLEGAAFAIVGWVGIKLVVLVLAHKDVGILPEEFPHTVLWQSIFWAVLILLVVIGWLTSAVSNKKKKK; via the coding sequence ATGGATCCGAGTTTGTTGTTATCCTATGCATGGGTATTACTAGTCTTAGTATTTTTAGAGGGTCTTTTAGCTGCCGATAATGCAATAGTAATGGCAGTTATGGTAAAGCATTTACCACCTGAGCAAAGAAAGAAAGCACTATTTTATGGTTTATTAGGCGCATTTATATTTAGATTTTTAGCATTATTCTTAATTAGTATTATTGCTAATTTCTGGTTTATTCAAGCAGCAGGAGCTGTATATTTAATCTATATGTCAATTAAAAATTTATGGGAATTCTTCCATAAGAAAGATGACAAGAATCAGGAAAATGTTGGAGATGACCATCACTTTGACGAAGAAGGTCAAGAAAAGAAAGTTGGTCCCAAAGCATTCTGGGGTACTGTATTTAAAGTAGAATTCGCAGACATTGCATTTGCTATTGATTCCATGTTAGCAGCATTAGCAATCGCTGTGACTTTACCAAAAGTAGGTATACATTTTGGTGGCATGGATTTAGGTCAATTCTCAGTGATGTTTTTAGGCGGAATGATAGGCGTTATTTTAATGCGTTTCGCAGCAACATGGTTTGTTGAATTATTAAATAAATATCCTGGTTTAGAAGGCGCAGCTTTCGCGATTGTAGGTTGGGTCGGAATTAAATTAGTCGTATTAGTATTAGCACATAAAGACGTAGGTATCTTACCAGAAGAATTCCCACATACAGTTTTATGGCAATCTATTTTCTGGGCAGTCCTAATATTACTAGTTGTTATCGGTTGGTTAACATCAGCTGTAAGTAATAAAAAGAAAAAGAAATAA
- a CDS encoding peptide chain release factor 3: MNIKEEVESRKTFAIISHPDAGKTTLTEKLLFFSGAIREAGTVKGKKTGKFATSDWMKVEQERGISVTSSVMQFDYDDYKINILDTPGHEDFSEDTYRTLMAVDSAVMVIDCAKGIEPQTLKLFKVCKMRGIPIFTFINKLDRVGKEPFELLDEIEETLNIDTYPMNWPVGMGQNFFGIIDRKSKSIEPFRDEENILHLNDDYELEEDHAIKNDSAFEQAIEELMLVEEAGENFDNEALLNGELTPVFFGSALANFGVQNFLNAYVDHAPMPNARQTKEDVEVSPFDTDFSGFIFKIQANMDPKHRDRIAFMRVVSGAFEHGMDVTLQRTSKKQKITRSTSFMADDKETVNHAVAGDIIGLYDTGNYQIGDTLVGGKQNFSFQDLPQFTPEIFMKVSAKNVMKQKHFHKGIEQLVQEGAIQYYKTLHTNQIILGAVGQLQFEVFEHRMNNEYNVDVVMEPVGRKIARWIENEEDIKDNMNTSRSILVHDRYDNYVFLFENEFATRWFEEKFPDIKLYSLL, translated from the coding sequence ATGAATATAAAGGAAGAAGTAGAGTCAAGAAAGACTTTTGCTATTATATCCCATCCGGATGCTGGGAAAACAACCTTAACTGAAAAACTACTATTCTTCAGTGGTGCTATTCGTGAAGCAGGTACTGTTAAAGGTAAGAAAACAGGTAAGTTCGCTACAAGTGACTGGATGAAAGTAGAACAAGAACGTGGTATTTCAGTAACGAGTTCTGTAATGCAATTTGATTATGATGATTATAAGATTAATATTTTAGATACACCAGGTCACGAAGACTTTTCAGAAGATACGTATCGTACTTTAATGGCAGTAGATAGTGCCGTGATGGTAATTGACTGTGCGAAAGGTATAGAGCCCCAAACACTCAAATTATTTAAAGTTTGTAAGATGCGAGGTATTCCTATCTTTACCTTTATTAACAAGTTAGACCGTGTTGGTAAGGAACCATTTGAATTATTGGATGAAATTGAAGAAACATTAAATATTGATACTTATCCAATGAATTGGCCAGTAGGTATGGGTCAAAACTTCTTTGGTATTATTGATAGAAAATCTAAATCTATTGAACCGTTTAGAGATGAAGAAAATATCTTACACCTAAATGACGATTATGAATTAGAAGAAGATCATGCGATTAAAAATGATAGTGCATTCGAACAAGCGATTGAAGAATTAATGTTAGTAGAAGAAGCAGGAGAAAATTTTGATAATGAAGCATTATTAAATGGTGAATTGACACCAGTATTCTTCGGATCAGCATTAGCTAATTTCGGAGTTCAAAACTTTTTAAATGCTTATGTCGATCATGCACCAATGCCAAATGCTCGTCAAACTAAAGAAGATGTTGAAGTAAGTCCTTTTGATACTGACTTTTCAGGATTTATATTTAAAATTCAAGCAAACATGGACCCGAAACATAGAGATAGAATTGCATTTATGAGAGTAGTCAGCGGTGCATTTGAACATGGTATGGATGTAACCTTACAACGTACGAGCAAAAAACAAAAGATTACACGATCAACATCATTTATGGCGGATGATAAAGAAACAGTTAATCATGCAGTCGCAGGAGATATTATAGGTTTATATGATACAGGAAATTATCAAATTGGAGACACATTAGTTGGTGGGAAACAAAACTTTAGTTTCCAAGATTTACCACAATTTACACCTGAAATATTTATGAAAGTATCTGCGAAAAATGTTATGAAACAAAAGCATTTTCATAAAGGCATTGAGCAATTAGTACAAGAGGGTGCGATTCAATACTATAAAACATTGCACACGAATCAAATTATTTTAGGTGCAGTTGGACAGCTACAATTTGAAGTTTTTGAACATCGAATGAACAATGAATACAACGTAGATGTAGTGATGGAACCAGTAGGCCGTAAAATTGCAAGATGGATTGAAAACGAGGAAGATATTAAAGATAATATGAATACATCTCGTTCGATACTTGTACACGATCGTTATGATAATTATGTATTTTTATTTGAAAATGAATTTGCGACACGTTGGTTTGAAGAAAAATTCCCAGACATTAAATTATATAGTTTATTGTAA
- a CDS encoding YueH family protein — protein MKIREYTEGTYAFQVYFQRLNDTMLIAIPDQFWSVEVAIDLTRSEINDTLLMQFFTFNDEEEAQKLANVVTNWFETILKEND, from the coding sequence TTGAAGATTAGAGAATATACAGAAGGAACATACGCATTTCAAGTATATTTTCAAAGATTGAATGATACAATGCTTATTGCTATACCTGATCAATTTTGGTCAGTTGAAGTCGCCATTGATTTAACTAGGTCAGAAATAAACGATACGTTATTGATGCAATTTTTCACATTTAATGATGAAGAAGAAGCTCAAAAATTAGCAAATGTTGTAACCAATTGGTTTGAAACAATATTAAAGGAGAATGATTAA
- a CDS encoding UDP-N-acetylmuramoyl-L-alanyl-D-glutamate--L-lysine ligase, with amino-acid sequence MNASVLFEKIRVKQVIGTLDKEVVDITTDSRTAKEGSIFVASKGYTVDSHKFCQNVVDQGCSIIVVNREQDLKGEVTQIIVPDTLRVASLLAHELFDFPSHHLVTYGVTGTNGKTSIATMIHLIYRKLNKSSAYLGTNGFQINETKTKGANTTPETVSLTKKIKEAVDEGAEAMTMEVSSHGLSLGRLRGVEFDVAIFSNLTQDHLDFHGTMEAYGHAKSLLFSQLGEDLAKEKYVVLNNDDDFSEYLASVTPYEVFTYGIDHDAQFKAINVEESLQGVKFEFDTPFGSYQVESPYVGKFNISNIMAAMIAVWSKGATFEDIIEAVKSLEPVEGRLEVLDPNLPIDLIIDYAHTADGMNKLIDAVKPFVKQKLIFLVGMAGERDMTKTPEMGSVACRADYVIFTPDNPANDDPKMLTAELAKGATHSNYVEFEDRAEGIKHAIDVAEPGDTVVLASKGREPYQIMPGHVKVPHRDDLIGLEAAYKKFGGGPVED; translated from the coding sequence TTGAATGCGAGTGTATTGTTCGAAAAAATTCGAGTAAAACAAGTTATAGGAACATTAGATAAAGAAGTAGTAGATATCACTACTGACTCAAGAACAGCTAAAGAAGGCAGTATTTTTGTCGCATCAAAAGGTTATACAGTTGATAGCCATAAGTTTTGTCAAAATGTAGTAGATCAAGGATGTAGTATCATTGTAGTCAATAGAGAGCAAGACTTAAAAGGTGAAGTTACTCAAATTATTGTACCTGACACTTTAAGAGTAGCGAGCTTATTAGCACATGAATTATTTGACTTTCCGAGTCATCATTTAGTTACATATGGTGTAACAGGAACAAATGGTAAAACATCTATAGCAACAATGATTCATTTAATTTATAGAAAATTAAATAAAAGTAGTGCTTATTTAGGAACGAATGGTTTTCAAATTAATGAAACAAAAACAAAAGGTGCGAATACAACACCAGAAACAGTATCTCTAACTAAAAAAATCAAAGAAGCTGTTGATGAAGGTGCTGAAGCAATGACAATGGAAGTATCTAGTCATGGTTTATCATTAGGTCGATTAAGAGGCGTGGAATTTGATGTTGCGATTTTTTCTAATTTAACGCAAGATCATTTAGATTTTCATGGAACAATGGAAGCATATGGACATGCTAAATCACTATTATTTAGTCAATTAGGAGAGGACCTCGCTAAAGAAAAATATGTAGTATTAAATAATGATGACGATTTTTCAGAGTATCTAGCTTCTGTTACGCCGTATGAGGTATTTACATATGGTATAGATCATGATGCACAGTTTAAAGCAATTAATGTAGAAGAATCTTTACAAGGTGTTAAATTTGAATTTGACACACCATTTGGTAGTTATCAAGTTGAAAGTCCATATGTAGGTAAATTCAATATTTCAAACATTATGGCAGCTATGATAGCGGTTTGGAGTAAAGGTGCGACATTTGAAGACATCATTGAAGCGGTCAAATCGCTTGAACCAGTAGAGGGACGTTTAGAAGTATTAGACCCTAATTTGCCAATAGATTTAATTATAGATTATGCACATACTGCAGATGGAATGAATAAACTCATTGATGCAGTTAAACCATTTGTGAAACAAAAACTTATCTTCTTAGTAGGTATGGCTGGTGAAAGAGACATGACTAAAACGCCTGAAATGGGTAGCGTAGCTTGTCGTGCTGATTACGTTATTTTCACGCCTGATAATCCTGCCAATGATGATCCTAAAATGCTTACAGCTGAATTAGCTAAGGGTGCCACTCACTCAAATTATGTTGAATTTGAAGATAGAGCAGAAGGTATTAAACATGCCATTGATGTTGCAGAACCTGGTGATACTGTAGTATTAGCTTCAAAAGGTAGAGAACCTTATCAAATTATGCCTGGGCATGTAAAGGTACCACACCGTGATGACTTAATTGGTTTAGAAGCGGCTTATAAAAAATTTGGCGGTGGGCCTGTTGAAGATTAG
- a CDS encoding diglucosyl diacylglycerol synthase has translation MVTQNKKILIITGSFGNGHMQVTQSIVNQLNEMNLDHLSVIQHDLFMEAHPILTSICKKWYINSFRYFRNMYKNFYYSRPDQLDKCFYKYYGLNKLINILINEKPDLILLTFPTPVMSVLTEQFNINIPVATVMTDYRMHKNWITPESDRYYVATKDTKNDFIEVGVPASQIKVTGIPISDKFEEHIDQRAWLSKHHLDPDRPTILMSAGAFGVSKGFDQMINEILEKSKHSQVVMICGRSKELKRSLQAQFKDHPDVLILGFTKHMNEWMASSQLMVTKPGGITISEGLTRCIPMIFLNPAPGQELENANYFEDMEFGKIANTPDEAIDIVTHLTNNESILNKMTSNMKESKIEYATQKLCKDLLELLGHSSQPEEIYGKVPLYARFFVK, from the coding sequence ATGGTTACTCAAAATAAAAAGATATTGATTATTACTGGTTCTTTCGGTAACGGTCATATGCAAGTTACTCAAAGCATCGTAAACCAATTAAATGAAATGAATTTGGACCATTTAAGTGTGATTCAACACGACTTATTTATGGAAGCGCATCCTATTTTAACTTCTATATGTAAAAAATGGTATATCAATAGCTTTAGATATTTCAGAAATATGTATAAAAACTTTTATTATAGCCGCCCTGATCAACTAGATAAATGTTTTTATAAATATTACGGTCTAAATAAATTGATTAATATACTCATTAATGAGAAACCGGATTTAATTTTATTAACATTCCCTACACCAGTCATGTCTGTTTTAACAGAACAATTTAATATCAATATTCCAGTAGCTACAGTGATGACTGATTATAGAATGCATAAAAACTGGATTACACCTGAATCAGATCGCTATTATGTAGCAACTAAAGATACCAAAAATGATTTTATAGAAGTAGGCGTACCAGCCTCACAAATTAAAGTCACGGGAATCCCGATTTCAGATAAATTCGAAGAACATATTGATCAAAGAGCTTGGTTAAGTAAACATCACTTAGATCCTGATAGACCTACAATATTAATGTCTGCAGGTGCTTTTGGTGTTTCAAAAGGGTTCGACCAAATGATTAATGAAATCTTAGAGAAAAGTAAACATTCACAAGTTGTTATGATTTGTGGCCGTAGCAAAGAATTAAAACGTTCTTTACAAGCTCAATTCAAAGATCATCCTGATGTTCTCATTCTAGGTTTCACAAAACATATGAATGAATGGATGGCATCAAGTCAATTAATGGTTACAAAACCTGGTGGTATTACAATTTCAGAGGGACTTACTCGTTGTATTCCAATGATTTTCTTAAATCCAGCTCCTGGACAAGAATTAGAAAATGCTAATTATTTTGAGGATATGGAATTTGGTAAAATTGCCAATACACCAGATGAAGCTATAGATATCGTTACACATCTTACAAATAATGAATCAATATTAAATAAAATGACTTCAAACATGAAAGAATCTAAAATTGAGTATGCCACTCAAAAGTTATGCAAAGATCTATTAGAACTATTAGGCCATTCTTCGCAACCAGAAGAGATTTATGGAAAGGTGCCTTTATATGCAAGATTCTTCGTTAAATAA